A genomic stretch from Capricornis sumatraensis isolate serow.1 chromosome 4, serow.2, whole genome shotgun sequence includes:
- the RNF41 gene encoding E3 ubiquitin-protein ligase NRDP1, translating into MGYDVTRFQGDVDEDLICPICSGVLEEPVQAPHCEHAFCNACITQWFSQQQTCPVDRSVVTVAHLRPVPRIMRNMLSKLQIACDNAVFGCSAIVRLDNLMSHLSDCEHNPKRPVTCEQGCGLEMPKDELPNHNCIKHLRSVVQQQQTRIAELEKTSAEHKHQLAEQKRDIQLLKAYMRAIRSVNPNLQNLEETIEYNEILEWVNSLQPARVTRWGGMISTPDAVLQAVIKRSLVESGCPASIVNELIENAHERSWPQGLATLETRQMNRRYYENYVAKRIPGKQAVVVMACENQHMGDDMVQEPGLVMIFAHGVEEI; encoded by the exons GCCCCTCACTGTGAGCATGCTTTCTGCAACGCCTGCATCACCCAGTGGTTCTCTCAGCAGCAGACGTGTCCGGTGGACCGGAGCGTTGTAACGGTCGCCCACCTGCGCCCAGTACCTCGGATCATGCGGAACATGCTGTCAAAGCTGCAGATTGCCTGCGACAACGCTGTGTTCGGCTGCAGTGCTATCGTCCGGCTTGACAACCTCATGTCTCACCTCAGTGACTGTGAGCACAACCCCAAACGGCCTGTGACCTGTGAACAGGGCTGCGG CCTGGAGATGCCCAAAGATGAGCTGCCAAACCACAACTGTATTAAGCACCTGCGCTCAGTGgtacagcagcagcagacacggATTGCAGAGCTGGAAAAGACCTCAGCGGAACACAAACACCAGCTGGCGGAGCAG aAGCGAGACATTCAGCTGCTCAAGGCATACATGCGTGCAATTCGCAGTGTCAATCCCAACCTTCAGAACCTGGAAGAGACCATTGAGTACAACGAGATTCTAGA GTGGGTGAACTCCCTGCAGCCTGCACGAGTGACCCGCTGGGGGGGCATGATCTCCACCCCTGACGCTGTGCTCCAGGCTGTCATCAAGCGCTCCCTGGTGGAGAGTGGCTGTCCTGCCTCTATTGTCAATGAGCTGATTGAAAACGCCCACGAGCGGAGCTGGCCCCAGGGTCTGGCTACGTTAGAGACAAGACAGATGAACCGGCGTTACTATGAGAACTACGTGGCCAAGCGCATCCCTGGCAAGCAGGCTGTTGTCGTGATGGCCTGTGAGAACCAGCACATGGGTGACGACATGGTGCAGGAGCCTGGGCTCGTCATGATCTTTGCGCATGGCGTGGAAGAGATATAG